The Methanoregula boonei 6A8 genome has a window encoding:
- a CDS encoding nitrogenase component 1 produces the protein MAETGIENESSGDDIHDIQEAPRYSCSLAGAYASTLGVYGAVPVLHSGGGCGVAQLFGQFYTSGESAPGVQGGTGTPCTSLVEQHVIFGGEDRLRKLIRSTTELMDGSLFVVITGCVPSLIGDDVESVVREFKEETKNRIPIIYVNAPGFSGNTYKGYELFLNAVIDQYLVPIKKKKRTINILGVVPFQHVFWKGDLEILKNTFAKIGVEVNTIFTEFDGPEKLKRIPAAELNLVLNPWLGHSIAERLEEKFGTPYVTFPSVPVGPQQTTALLGIVAEKLGIPEKKVKEVVAAEERRAYRNVEYFGDALIIGMPHSYTAVVGDSATAIGITKYIANEVGYLPDITIITDNPPEEKRPEILRELYEHIDCVVKPEIFFESDTHKIRQLLKGRSFLVLLASSLEKYITDEFNDALHLSVSFPINDRMIIDHSYAGYRGGIVLMEDIITKFTGPL, from the coding sequence ATGGCGGAAACGGGCATTGAAAATGAATCATCAGGCGACGATATCCATGATATCCAGGAGGCACCCCGGTATTCGTGTTCGCTTGCCGGTGCCTATGCATCGACGCTGGGTGTGTATGGAGCGGTACCTGTCCTGCATTCCGGAGGGGGCTGCGGGGTCGCCCAGCTCTTCGGCCAGTTCTACACCTCGGGCGAGAGCGCACCGGGTGTGCAGGGCGGCACCGGCACACCCTGTACTTCCCTGGTGGAGCAGCATGTTATCTTCGGTGGAGAGGACCGGCTGCGAAAACTCATCAGATCTACAACTGAACTGATGGATGGCAGCCTGTTCGTGGTAATAACCGGCTGCGTACCGTCACTTATCGGGGACGATGTAGAATCCGTGGTCAGGGAATTCAAAGAGGAGACGAAGAACCGGATACCCATCATTTACGTGAACGCGCCGGGATTTTCCGGGAATACGTACAAGGGGTACGAATTATTCTTAAATGCCGTGATCGACCAGTACCTGGTGCCCATAAAAAAGAAGAAGCGCACCATCAACATTCTCGGGGTCGTACCATTCCAGCACGTGTTCTGGAAAGGGGATCTGGAGATACTCAAAAACACCTTTGCCAAGATCGGTGTTGAGGTAAACACGATCTTTACCGAGTTTGACGGCCCGGAAAAATTAAAACGGATCCCGGCTGCCGAGTTAAACCTCGTTCTTAACCCCTGGCTTGGCCACAGCATAGCAGAAAGGCTTGAGGAGAAGTTTGGGACGCCGTACGTCACCTTCCCGAGCGTACCTGTTGGTCCCCAGCAGACAACGGCCCTGCTTGGCATCGTGGCAGAAAAACTTGGCATCCCGGAGAAAAAAGTAAAGGAGGTTGTCGCAGCTGAAGAGCGCAGGGCATACCGTAACGTGGAGTATTTCGGAGATGCCCTGATTATCGGGATGCCACACTCGTACACCGCAGTCGTCGGCGACAGCGCTACGGCAATCGGCATCACGAAATATATCGCAAACGAGGTTGGGTACCTGCCGGATATTACCATTATCACGGATAATCCTCCGGAAGAAAAGCGCCCGGAGATCCTGCGCGAGCTTTATGAGCACATCGACTGCGTGGTGAAACCCGAGATCTTCTTTGAGTCGGACACGCACAAGATCCGGCAGCTGTTAAAGGGCAGGAGTTTTTTAGTCCTGCTCGCAAGCTCGCTTGAAAAGTACATTACCGATGAGTTTAACGATGCGCTGCACCTGAGTGTCTCGTTCCCGATAAACGACCGGATGATTATCGACCACTCGTATGCCGGGTACCGTGGCGGCATCGTGCTCATGGAAGACATTATTACAAAATTCACCGGGCCGCTCTGA
- a CDS encoding pyridoxal phosphate-dependent aminotransferase, giving the protein MMLSSSRADSFTESVIREMTRLAIAHKAINLAQGFPDFPCPDELKKAACEAINGDYNQYAITWGAQDLRQAIARKVKGYNGIDADPETEITVTCGSTEAMMASMIALVNPGDEVIVPEPFYENYGPDAVISGAVPRYVPLGNGPLDEEIWKAAFSKKTRAVIINTPNNPTGKVFSRNELQFVADLCAEHDVIAITDEIYEHILYDGHRHVSIGSLAGMEDRTVTINSLSKTYSVTGWRVGYTIADARLTARIRKIHDFLTVGAPAPLQHAAVAALDLPSTYYNELARDYDRRRKILYDGLRKAGFSCQLPDGAYYIFTDIAGFGMTDVAFARHLIESVGVAAVPGSSFCHEGGETKIRFTFSKKEETLREACRRLENLG; this is encoded by the coding sequence ATGATGCTTTCCTCTTCCCGTGCGGACTCCTTTACCGAATCCGTGATCCGGGAGATGACCCGTCTTGCCATCGCCCACAAGGCGATAAACCTTGCCCAGGGGTTCCCCGATTTCCCCTGCCCGGACGAGCTCAAAAAGGCCGCCTGTGAAGCGATCAATGGTGACTACAACCAGTACGCGATTACCTGGGGAGCGCAGGATCTCCGGCAGGCGATTGCACGGAAGGTGAAGGGCTACAACGGGATCGATGCAGACCCGGAGACGGAGATCACGGTCACCTGCGGCTCCACCGAAGCGATGATGGCATCCATGATCGCACTCGTAAACCCGGGTGACGAGGTGATCGTGCCCGAACCCTTCTACGAGAACTACGGGCCCGACGCGGTTATCTCCGGGGCCGTACCCCGCTATGTCCCGCTCGGTAACGGGCCGCTTGACGAGGAGATCTGGAAAGCAGCGTTCTCGAAAAAGACCCGGGCGGTCATTATCAATACCCCCAACAACCCGACCGGAAAGGTCTTTTCAAGAAACGAACTGCAGTTTGTCGCCGACCTCTGTGCCGAGCACGACGTGATCGCGATCACCGACGAGATTTACGAGCACATCCTCTATGACGGCCACCGCCATGTCTCGATCGGGTCGCTTGCCGGCATGGAAGACCGCACGGTCACCATCAACAGCCTCTCCAAGACCTACAGCGTGACCGGCTGGCGGGTGGGGTACACGATTGCCGATGCCCGGCTGACCGCACGCATCCGTAAGATCCATGATTTCCTCACGGTCGGGGCACCGGCACCCCTCCAGCATGCCGCGGTTGCCGCACTCGACCTTCCCTCCACCTATTACAATGAGCTTGCCCGTGACTATGACCGCCGGCGGAAGATCCTTTACGATGGTCTCAGGAAAGCGGGATTCTCCTGCCAGCTCCCTGATGGTGCGTACTATATCTTCACGGATATTGCGGGATTTGGGATGACCGACGTCGCGTTCGCCCGCCACCTGATCGAATCCGTCGGTGTTGCTGCCGTGCCGGGCAGTTCATTCTGCCATGAGGGTGGAGAGACGAAGATCCGGTTTACCTTCTCCAAAAAGGAAGAGACTCTCCGTGAAGCGTGCCGGCGCCTCGAAAACCTCGGATAA